A single genomic interval of Lewinellaceae bacterium harbors:
- the fumC gene encoding class II fumarate hydratase, producing MEYRKEKDSLGYVDVPADKYWAAQTQRSSENFRIGGHRMPEEVIRAFAILKKAAALTNLDLGVLEKEKADAMAQVCDEILAGKLEDQFPLVVWQTGSGTQSNMNVNEVVANRAHVLHGGKLTDEKKFLHPNDDVNKSQSSNDTFPTAMHIAAYKILVETTIPGIEALRDTLKEKSEKYMDVVKIGRTHFMDATPVTVGQELSGYVAQLNHGLRAIRNSLPHLAELALGGTAVGTGLNAPKGYDEKVAAKIAELTGLPFVTAPNKFESLAAHDAIVESHGALKTVAVSLMKIGNDIRMLASGPRCGIGELIIPANEPGSSIMPGKVNPTQSEALTMAMAQVMGNDVAINIGGMTGQFELNVFKPLMIFNFLTSARLIGDACNSFNEHCAVGIEPNYSRIKENLNNSLMLVTALNTHIGYDKAAEIAKKAHKEDKTLKAAAMELGYLTEEQFDEWVRPEGMV from the coding sequence ATGGAATATAGAAAAGAAAAAGACAGCCTCGGCTACGTAGATGTGCCCGCCGACAAATACTGGGCGGCCCAAACCCAGCGCTCTTCCGAAAACTTCAGGATCGGCGGCCACCGCATGCCGGAGGAAGTAATCCGCGCCTTCGCCATCCTCAAAAAGGCGGCCGCCTTGACGAACCTGGACCTCGGCGTCCTGGAAAAAGAAAAAGCCGATGCCATGGCCCAGGTTTGCGATGAGATACTGGCCGGCAAACTGGAGGATCAGTTCCCCCTGGTGGTGTGGCAGACCGGCTCCGGCACCCAGTCCAACATGAACGTCAACGAGGTGGTGGCCAACCGGGCCCACGTGCTGCATGGAGGCAAGCTTACGGACGAGAAGAAGTTCCTCCATCCCAACGACGACGTCAACAAATCGCAGTCCTCCAACGACACCTTTCCTACGGCCATGCACATCGCCGCCTATAAGATACTGGTGGAAACCACCATCCCCGGCATCGAAGCGCTGCGGGACACCCTGAAGGAGAAGTCGGAAAAATATATGGACGTGGTCAAGATCGGCCGCACCCACTTCATGGATGCCACGCCGGTGACCGTAGGCCAGGAGCTTTCCGGCTACGTGGCGCAACTGAACCACGGCCTGCGGGCCATCCGCAACAGCCTGCCCCACCTGGCGGAACTGGCCCTGGGCGGCACTGCCGTCGGCACCGGCCTGAACGCGCCGAAGGGTTACGATGAAAAGGTAGCCGCCAAGATCGCCGAGCTCACCGGCCTGCCCTTCGTGACTGCCCCCAACAAGTTCGAATCTCTGGCTGCCCACGACGCCATCGTCGAATCCCACGGCGCCCTGAAGACCGTGGCCGTCTCCCTGATGAAGATCGGCAACGACATCCGAATGCTGGCTTCCGGCCCGCGCTGCGGCATCGGCGAGCTGATCATTCCCGCCAACGAACCAGGCTCTTCCATCATGCCGGGAAAGGTAAACCCCACCCAGTCGGAAGCCCTCACCATGGCCATGGCTCAGGTGATGGGCAACGACGTGGCCATCAACATCGGCGGCATGACCGGCCAGTTCGAACTCAACGTCTTCAAACCCCTGATGATTTTCAATTTCCTCACTTCGGCCCGCCTCATCGGCGACGCCTGCAACAGCTTCAACGAACACTGCGCCGTGGGCATCGAGCCCAACTACAGCCGCATCAAGGAAAACCTCAACAACTCGCTGATGCTGGTCACCGCCCTCAATACGCACATCGGCTACGACAAGGCGGCGGAAATCGCCAAGAAGGCGCATAAGGAGGACAAGACGCTGAAAGCGGCGGCGATGGAACTGGGGTATCTGACCGAGGAGCAGTTCGATGAGTGGGTGAGGCCGGAGGGGATGGTTTAG
- a CDS encoding dihydrodipicolinate synthase family protein, with amino-acid sequence MPEINITGVIPPMITPFTQSGEVDFAAHAANVQLWNEAGLRGYLVLGSNSEAVYLNEREKLELIERTRENARPEHLILAGAGMESTRETIHLIREAAKAGAHAALVITPFFYREQMKDDAQIRHFQAIADASPIPVLMYNVTKYTGVNLSPRAVGELSKHPNIIGMKDSSGSIPQLVQYQKAAAGDFNILVGTASAWYPALALGVRAAIMALANCAPAECVRVQELFDKGQKTEAEAFYRRLFPVNQAVTAAYGVAGLKYACTLRGYRGGFVRSPLPELSGQQKEEVKGILEEAGLMG; translated from the coding sequence ATGCCAGAAATTAACATTACCGGAGTAATTCCGCCCATGATCACCCCCTTCACGCAGAGCGGCGAAGTAGACTTTGCCGCCCATGCGGCCAACGTGCAGCTTTGGAATGAAGCCGGCCTGCGGGGCTATCTCGTACTGGGGTCCAACAGCGAAGCCGTTTATCTGAACGAGCGGGAAAAACTCGAGTTGATTGAACGAACGAGGGAAAACGCCCGCCCCGAGCATCTTATCCTGGCCGGCGCAGGCATGGAATCCACCCGGGAAACCATCCACCTGATCCGGGAGGCGGCTAAAGCCGGCGCCCATGCCGCTCTGGTTATCACGCCTTTCTTCTACCGGGAGCAGATGAAAGACGACGCCCAGATTCGCCACTTCCAGGCCATCGCCGATGCTTCGCCCATTCCCGTGCTAATGTACAACGTCACCAAATATACCGGCGTCAACCTCTCGCCACGGGCAGTGGGTGAACTCAGCAAGCATCCGAATATTATTGGAATGAAAGACAGCTCCGGCAGCATCCCCCAACTGGTGCAGTACCAGAAAGCCGCCGCCGGGGATTTCAACATCCTGGTCGGTACGGCTTCCGCCTGGTATCCCGCTCTGGCGCTGGGCGTCCGTGCAGCCATCATGGCCCTGGCCAACTGCGCTCCCGCGGAGTGTGTGCGCGTACAGGAATTGTTTGATAAGGGACAGAAAACGGAAGCGGAAGCCTTTTACCGCCGTTTGTTCCCCGTCAACCAGGCCGTAACTGCTGCCTACGGCGTCGCCGGGCTCAAGTATGCCTGCACTCTGCGGGGCTACCGGGGCGGGTTCGTCAGAAGCCCGCTGCCGGAGCTGAGCGGGCAGCAGAAGGAGGAGGTAAAAGGCATTCTGGAGGAGGCCGGGCTGATGGGGTAG